In Pseudoduganella albidiflava, a single window of DNA contains:
- a CDS encoding alpha-1,6-glucosidase domain-containing protein, whose amino-acid sequence MDLSHRSRALRLAVAAALMSSGAAAAASTSAASTSAASTSGASSSAALCDGDAFQTVLFPAAASMANVDARAAWIDRRTLAWPGARTDARIRLYHAANASLTAPRGGKVGGADGFLPLAATPAALPERLRYLGNGPVFALREADVARIGDGYAGLHRQQLLLVSEAADGTVLDATRVQVAGALDDLYAAAEAVPDLGATPRANGTTFKLWAPTARQVAVCTYDKGTGPSRAATPLRFDPTTGIWSATLAGNLDGKYYRYAVDVYVPGSVPGAGIVRNLVTDPYSVSLTTDSRRSYIADLASPRLKPAGWDQDAPPAKVRAQPDMSIYELHVRDFSIGDATVSAANRGKYTAFLESGSDGMRHLRALSQAGLTDVHLLPVYDIGSIPEKACVTPAPSGAPDSDAQQKLIGASKLADCYNWGYDPYHYSAPEGSYSTDPADGARRIVEFRQMVQALHRAGLRVGMDVVYNHTYTAGQDEKSVLDRVVPGYYHRLDAKGAIERSTCCENTATEHRMMGKLMVDSSVLWTQAYHIDSFRFDLMGHQPRSVMETLQRRVNAAAGRHVNLIGEGWDFGEVADGRRFVQASQLSLNGSGIGTFSDRGRDAVRGGGAGDTGHDMLARQGYVNGLVYDPNGAAAHAPAELLKAADLVKAGLAGTLRGYPLQTHTGEVRELQRIDYAGQPAGYASEPGEVVNYVENHDNQTLYDLNVLRLPASTSTADRARVQVLAAAINAFSQGVAYFHAGFDILRSKSLDRNSFESGDWFNRLDWTYRDNYFGTGLPPAADNGKDYALFQPLLANPAFKPAPADIAFTRDAFRDLLKIRASSTLFRLRTAADVTQRLRFYNTGPAQVPTVIAGRLDGAGYDGAGFQAVLYLLNVDKVARSIDVPQEAGRNWKLHPVHTAPDAADRRAGEARYAPASGRFTIPPRTAVVFVE is encoded by the coding sequence ATGGATCTTTCACACCGCAGCCGCGCGCTGCGCCTCGCCGTCGCCGCGGCACTGATGTCATCGGGTGCCGCCGCCGCAGCTTCCACATCCGCGGCTTCCACATCCGCAGCTTCCACATCCGGCGCTTCTTCATCCGCCGCCCTCTGCGACGGCGACGCGTTCCAGACCGTCCTCTTCCCCGCCGCGGCCAGCATGGCCAATGTCGACGCGCGTGCCGCCTGGATCGACCGGCGCACGCTGGCCTGGCCCGGCGCCCGCACCGATGCGCGCATCCGGCTGTACCACGCTGCAAACGCATCGCTGACGGCGCCGCGCGGCGGCAAGGTCGGCGGCGCCGATGGCTTCCTGCCGCTCGCGGCCACGCCTGCCGCGCTGCCGGAACGCCTGCGCTACCTGGGTAATGGCCCCGTGTTCGCGCTGCGCGAGGCGGACGTGGCGCGTATTGGTGACGGGTATGCCGGCCTGCATCGACAACAACTTCTGCTGGTCAGCGAGGCGGCCGACGGCACCGTGCTCGATGCCACGCGGGTGCAGGTGGCCGGCGCGCTGGACGACCTGTATGCGGCTGCCGAAGCGGTACCCGACCTGGGGGCGACGCCGCGCGCGAACGGCACCACCTTCAAGCTGTGGGCGCCGACCGCGCGGCAGGTTGCCGTCTGCACGTACGACAAGGGAACCGGCCCCTCGCGCGCTGCAACGCCACTGCGCTTCGATCCGACGACGGGCATCTGGTCCGCCACGCTGGCCGGCAACCTGGATGGCAAGTACTACCGCTACGCGGTCGACGTTTACGTACCTGGGTCCGTGCCGGGCGCCGGCATCGTGCGCAACCTCGTCACCGATCCGTATTCCGTCAGCCTCACCACCGATTCGCGGCGCAGCTACATCGCCGACCTGGCCTCGCCGCGTCTGAAGCCCGCCGGCTGGGACCAGGATGCGCCACCCGCCAAGGTGCGGGCGCAGCCGGACATGTCGATCTACGAACTGCACGTGCGCGATTTCTCGATCGGCGACGCGACCGTGAGCGCGGCGAACCGCGGCAAGTACACGGCATTCCTGGAATCCGGCTCGGACGGCATGCGGCACCTGCGCGCGCTGTCGCAGGCCGGGCTGACCGACGTGCACCTGCTGCCGGTGTACGACATCGGCAGCATTCCGGAGAAGGCTTGCGTCACGCCGGCGCCGAGTGGCGCGCCGGACAGCGATGCCCAGCAAAAGCTGATCGGCGCCAGCAAGCTGGCGGACTGCTACAACTGGGGCTACGACCCGTATCACTACAGCGCGCCGGAAGGCAGCTACAGCACCGACCCGGCCGATGGCGCGCGCCGCATCGTCGAGTTCCGGCAGATGGTGCAGGCGCTGCACCGCGCCGGCCTGCGCGTGGGCATGGACGTCGTCTACAACCATACCTATACCGCCGGCCAGGACGAAAAATCGGTGCTGGACCGCGTGGTGCCCGGCTACTATCACCGCCTCGACGCCAAGGGAGCGATCGAGCGCTCGACCTGCTGCGAGAACACGGCCACCGAGCACCGCATGATGGGCAAGCTGATGGTCGACTCGAGCGTGCTGTGGACGCAGGCTTACCACATCGACTCGTTCCGTTTCGACCTGATGGGCCACCAGCCGCGCAGCGTGATGGAAACCCTGCAGCGGCGCGTGAACGCCGCTGCGGGCCGGCACGTGAATCTGATCGGCGAAGGGTGGGATTTCGGCGAAGTGGCCGATGGCAGGCGCTTCGTGCAGGCGTCGCAACTGTCGCTGAACGGCAGCGGCATCGGCACCTTCAGCGACCGTGGCCGCGATGCGGTGCGCGGCGGCGGCGCTGGCGACACGGGGCACGACATGCTGGCGCGCCAGGGCTATGTGAACGGCCTGGTGTACGACCCGAACGGCGCCGCCGCACATGCCCCCGCCGAGTTGCTGAAGGCCGCGGACCTGGTCAAGGCGGGCCTGGCCGGTACCCTGCGCGGCTACCCGCTGCAGACGCACACGGGAGAAGTACGCGAGCTGCAGCGCATCGACTATGCTGGCCAGCCGGCCGGCTATGCGAGCGAACCGGGCGAAGTGGTCAACTACGTGGAGAACCACGACAACCAGACGCTGTACGACCTGAACGTGCTGCGCCTGCCGGCATCGACCTCCACCGCTGATCGCGCCCGCGTGCAGGTGCTGGCGGCGGCGATCAATGCCTTCAGCCAGGGCGTGGCGTACTTCCATGCGGGCTTCGATATCCTGCGCTCCAAGTCGCTGGACCGCAACAGCTTCGAGTCGGGCGACTGGTTCAACCGGCTGGACTGGACCTACCGCGACAACTACTTCGGCACCGGCCTGCCGCCGGCCGCCGACAACGGCAAGGACTACGCGCTGTTCCAGCCGCTGCTGGCCAATCCCGCATTCAAGCCGGCACCCGCCGACATCGCCTTCACGCGCGACGCGTTCCGCGACCTGCTGAAGATCCGCGCCAGCAGCACGCTGTTCCGGCTGCGCACCGCGGCCGACGTCACGCAGCGGCTGCGCTTCTACAATACCGGCCCGGCCCAGGTGCCGACCGTGATCGCCGGCCGGCTCGATGGCGCCGGCTACGACGGTGCCGGCTTCCAGGCCGTGCTGTACCTGCTCAACGTCGACAAGGTGGCCCGGTCGATCGACGTGCCGCAGGAAGCGGGCCGCAACTGGAAGCTGCACCCCGTCCACACCGCCCCCGACGCCGCCGACCGGCGCGCCGGCGAAGCCCGCTACGCCCCCGCCAGCGGCCGCTTCACCATCCCGCCACGCACCGCTGTCGTCTTCGTGGAATAG
- a CDS encoding POT-type proton-dependent oligopeptide transporter has product MANATHEAGYGPLPRQIPYIIANEGAERFSFYGMRNILTPFLISTLLLFVPLEDRAGEAKHVFHTFVIGVYFFPLLGGFLADRFFGKYNTIFWLSLVYVIGHACLAIFEDNLTGFYCGLFLIALGAGGIKPLVAAFVGDQFDHTNKKRAKVVYDAFYWIINFGSFFASLLMPLFLKNYGPAVAFGIPGLLMAFALLIFWMGNRKYVHVPPAPPSPDSLTRVSRTALLANKPGQGRTGLAVAALGAGGAVASLLMSFSWGFVIAACTALVLLLAGWGIGTALQLERARGHHPDEAVEGVRAVLRILVVFALVTPFWSLFDQKASTWIVQANTMTSPVINLLGWEFQLLPAQMQAVNPALVMLLIPFNNLVIFPLLSKLGLEPTALRRMTAGIAFSGFSWLVIGWIQVSMDAGTPMSILWQLAPYALLTMGEVLVSATGLEFAYSQAPASMKGSIMSFWTLAVTVGNLWVLIVNASVKNDAVLGHIGDTGLSVIAFQMFFFAAFAMLTALAFGLYARRYKMVDNYRASAAVA; this is encoded by the coding sequence ATGGCAAACGCCACCCACGAAGCAGGCTACGGCCCGCTGCCGCGCCAGATACCGTACATCATCGCCAACGAAGGGGCCGAACGCTTTTCCTTCTATGGCATGCGCAATATCCTGACGCCATTCCTGATCAGCACCCTGCTGCTGTTCGTCCCCCTGGAAGACCGTGCCGGCGAGGCCAAGCACGTATTCCACACGTTCGTCATCGGCGTGTATTTCTTCCCGCTGCTGGGCGGCTTCCTGGCCGACCGTTTCTTCGGCAAGTACAACACCATCTTCTGGCTCAGCCTCGTGTATGTCATCGGCCACGCCTGCCTGGCGATCTTCGAGGACAACCTCACGGGCTTCTACTGCGGCCTGTTCCTGATCGCGCTGGGCGCGGGCGGCATCAAGCCGCTGGTGGCCGCGTTCGTCGGCGACCAGTTCGACCACACCAACAAGAAGCGCGCCAAGGTGGTCTACGACGCGTTCTACTGGATCATCAATTTCGGCTCGTTCTTCGCGTCGCTGCTGATGCCGCTGTTCCTGAAGAACTACGGCCCCGCCGTGGCCTTCGGCATTCCCGGCCTGCTGATGGCGTTCGCGCTCCTCATCTTCTGGATGGGGAACAGGAAGTACGTGCACGTGCCGCCAGCGCCGCCCAGCCCCGATTCGCTGACGCGGGTGTCGCGCACCGCCCTGCTGGCCAATAAGCCCGGCCAGGGCCGGACCGGCCTGGCGGTGGCCGCCCTCGGCGCGGGGGGCGCCGTGGCGTCGCTGCTGATGTCGTTCTCGTGGGGCTTCGTGATCGCCGCCTGCACGGCGCTGGTGCTGCTGCTGGCCGGCTGGGGCATCGGCACCGCGCTGCAGCTGGAGCGCGCGCGCGGCCATCATCCGGATGAAGCGGTGGAAGGCGTGCGCGCCGTGCTGCGCATCCTCGTCGTGTTCGCGCTGGTCACGCCGTTCTGGTCCCTGTTCGATCAGAAGGCGTCGACCTGGATCGTGCAGGCCAATACGATGACCAGCCCGGTCATCAACCTGCTGGGCTGGGAATTCCAGCTGCTGCCGGCGCAGATGCAGGCCGTGAACCCGGCGCTGGTGATGCTGCTGATCCCCTTCAACAACCTGGTGATCTTCCCGCTGTTGAGCAAGCTCGGCCTGGAACCGACCGCGCTGCGCCGCATGACGGCCGGGATCGCCTTCTCGGGCTTTTCCTGGCTGGTGATCGGCTGGATCCAGGTCTCGATGGATGCCGGCACGCCGATGTCGATCCTGTGGCAGCTGGCGCCCTACGCGCTGCTGACGATGGGCGAGGTGCTGGTGTCGGCCACCGGCCTGGAATTCGCCTACAGCCAGGCGCCCGCGTCGATGAAGGGCTCGATCATGAGCTTCTGGACGCTGGCCGTCACCGTCGGCAACCTGTGGGTCCTGATCGTCAACGCCAGCGTGAAGAACGACGCGGTGCTGGGCCATATAGGCGACACCGGGCTCTCCGTCATCGCCTTCCAGATGTTCTTCTTCGCCGCCTTCGCCATGCTGACGGCGCTGGCGTTCGGGCTGTACGCGCGGCGCTACAAGATGGTCGACAACTACCGGGCCAGCGCCGCCGTGGCCTGA
- a CDS encoding alpha-amylase family glycosyl hydrolase, protein MKLTSIALSILLAASGTSALAAPPKPMPFMWENATVYFLLTDRFANGERSNDLAYGRKADAAPLRGYLGGDLKGLTAKVKEGYFDSLGVNAIWLTPPVEQIHAGTDEGTGKSYGFHGYWARDFTAIDANLGTEQDFRDFVDAAHARGIRVLLDVVMNHTGPVTEADPVWPADWVRTSPTCAHKDAPTTISCTLVANLPDVRTESDTPVALPPALADKWKKEGRYEREVKELDDFFARTGYPRAPRYYLMKWHADWVRKYGLDGYRADTVKHTEAGVWKELRTVTEAAHDEWKKANPGKVLGDGKFFTVAEVYNYSIGHGREFDMGGGVKTDFYANGFDSLINFSLPNDAKGDYESVFAKFDAQLRGPLRGKSVLNYLDSHDDGNPFDAARAKPFESASKLLLAPGAAQIYYGDETARRLDIAEAVGDAKLRSMMNWDDLSNNTQREGYRVADVRAHWAKLGQFRRAHVSIGAGVHARLADAPYTFSRTYAGTGMSDKVVVALDVPVGKPVAIKVGGIFANGSKVRDAYAGATYTVTNGTVRTGGKFSTVLLEAAR, encoded by the coding sequence ATGAAGCTCACATCCATCGCATTGTCCATCCTGTTGGCCGCCTCAGGCACGTCCGCACTGGCGGCGCCGCCAAAACCAATGCCGTTCATGTGGGAGAACGCGACCGTCTACTTCCTGCTCACCGACCGCTTCGCCAACGGCGAGCGGTCGAACGACCTGGCATATGGCCGCAAGGCCGATGCCGCGCCGCTGCGGGGCTACCTGGGCGGCGACCTGAAAGGCTTGACCGCCAAGGTCAAGGAAGGGTATTTCGACAGCCTCGGCGTCAATGCGATCTGGCTCACGCCGCCCGTGGAGCAGATCCATGCCGGCACCGATGAAGGTACCGGCAAGTCCTACGGCTTCCATGGCTACTGGGCGCGCGACTTCACCGCCATCGACGCCAACCTGGGCACCGAACAGGACTTCCGCGACTTCGTGGACGCGGCGCATGCGCGCGGCATCCGCGTGCTGCTCGACGTGGTGATGAACCACACCGGCCCGGTCACGGAGGCCGATCCCGTGTGGCCCGCGGACTGGGTGCGCACGTCGCCCACCTGCGCGCACAAGGACGCGCCGACCACGATCTCGTGCACGCTGGTGGCGAACCTGCCGGACGTGCGCACCGAAAGCGATACGCCGGTGGCGCTGCCGCCGGCACTGGCCGATAAATGGAAGAAGGAAGGGCGCTACGAGCGCGAGGTGAAGGAGCTCGATGACTTCTTCGCGCGCACCGGCTACCCGCGCGCGCCGCGCTACTACCTGATGAAGTGGCACGCGGACTGGGTCCGCAAGTACGGCCTGGACGGCTACCGCGCCGACACCGTCAAGCATACCGAAGCGGGCGTGTGGAAAGAGCTGCGCACGGTGACGGAGGCGGCGCACGATGAATGGAAGAAGGCCAATCCCGGCAAGGTGCTGGGCGACGGCAAGTTCTTCACCGTGGCCGAGGTCTACAACTATTCGATCGGTCACGGCCGCGAATTCGACATGGGCGGCGGCGTCAAGACCGACTTCTACGCCAACGGCTTCGACAGCCTGATCAACTTCAGCCTGCCGAACGATGCCAAGGGCGACTACGAAAGCGTGTTCGCGAAGTTCGATGCGCAGCTGCGCGGCCCGCTGCGGGGCAAGTCGGTACTGAACTATCTCGATTCGCACGACGATGGCAACCCGTTCGACGCGGCGCGCGCGAAACCGTTCGAATCGGCCAGCAAGCTGCTGCTGGCGCCGGGCGCCGCGCAGATCTACTACGGCGACGAGACCGCGCGCCGGCTCGACATCGCCGAAGCCGTCGGCGACGCGAAACTGCGCTCGATGATGAACTGGGACGATTTGTCGAACAACACGCAGCGCGAAGGCTACCGTGTCGCCGATGTGCGCGCGCACTGGGCGAAGCTGGGGCAGTTCCGGCGTGCCCACGTGTCGATCGGCGCCGGCGTGCATGCCAGGCTGGCCGATGCGCCCTATACCTTCTCGCGCACCTACGCCGGCACCGGCATGAGCGACAAGGTCGTGGTGGCGCTGGACGTCCCGGTCGGCAAGCCCGTCGCGATCAAGGTCGGCGGCATCTTCGCCAACGGCAGCAAGGTACGCGACGCCTATGCCGGCGCCACCTACACCGTCACCAACGGCACCGTGCGTACCGGCGGCAAGTTCAGCACCGTGCTGCTCGAAGCCGCCCGCTGA
- a CDS encoding methyl-accepting chemotaxis protein — translation MNLKNMKVGTRLAVGYAIVLVLLWVIVGAGLLKMRDMQTRITKITEFNNTQIRQLNSARDSVTDRMIALRNLALLTDENAMRPEVERLRKQEALYAGEMGKVVKSLEDPSTGPKEKALMATIVEQERMAMPLMAAAEKLGVANQAEETTTMLMEKVRPVQRVWLNTIDELIKLEEALNEEEADEAAAAYQTAVRLMLILAVLAMAVGIAAAVMVTRTLLKQLGGEPNEAAGIATRIAEGDLTVDVPVKAGDTASMMFAMRNMRDKLAAIVAEVRTGTDTIATAAAEVSAGNQDLSSRTEEQASSLEETASSMEELTSTVRQNAENAQQASAMAASASSVAAQGGSVVAQVVDTMGAIDASAKKIVDIISVIDGIAFQTNILALNAAVEAARAGEQGRGFAVVAGEVRNLAHRSASAAKEIKALIDDSVEKVGVGTQLVGQAGATMNEVVGSVQRVTDIMAEISSASREQSSGIDQVNVAITQMDEVTQQNAALVEEASAASEAMQEQARRLAELVGTFTLAQGTAPAPAARKAITPAKVAAKPAALPSAVKRPAVAKAAPVSRKAPVTAGSESDWEEF, via the coding sequence ATGAATTTGAAAAATATGAAAGTCGGCACCCGGCTGGCAGTAGGCTATGCGATCGTCCTCGTGCTGCTGTGGGTCATCGTGGGCGCGGGCCTGCTGAAGATGCGCGACATGCAGACGCGTATCACCAAGATCACGGAATTCAACAACACGCAGATCCGCCAGCTCAATTCGGCACGGGACAGCGTGACGGACCGCATGATCGCGCTGCGTAACCTTGCGCTGCTCACCGACGAAAACGCCATGCGACCCGAAGTCGAGCGCCTGCGCAAGCAGGAGGCACTCTACGCGGGAGAGATGGGGAAAGTCGTCAAGAGCCTGGAAGATCCGAGCACGGGTCCGAAGGAAAAGGCACTGATGGCGACGATCGTGGAGCAGGAACGGATGGCAATGCCATTGATGGCGGCAGCGGAAAAACTGGGCGTTGCAAATCAGGCCGAGGAAACCACCACCATGCTGATGGAGAAGGTGCGCCCGGTCCAGCGTGTCTGGCTCAACACGATTGACGAGCTGATCAAGCTTGAAGAGGCATTGAACGAAGAAGAAGCCGACGAAGCCGCGGCCGCTTACCAGACTGCCGTCCGGTTAATGCTGATCCTGGCCGTGCTGGCCATGGCGGTCGGCATCGCCGCCGCAGTGATGGTCACCCGCACACTGCTCAAGCAATTGGGCGGCGAGCCGAACGAGGCCGCCGGCATCGCGACCCGCATCGCCGAAGGCGACCTGACCGTGGACGTGCCCGTCAAGGCCGGCGACACCGCCAGCATGATGTTCGCGATGCGCAATATGCGCGACAAGCTGGCCGCCATCGTCGCCGAGGTGCGCACCGGTACCGACACGATCGCCACCGCCGCCGCCGAAGTCTCGGCCGGCAACCAGGACCTGTCGTCGCGCACCGAGGAACAGGCCAGCTCGCTGGAAGAAACCGCGTCGTCGATGGAAGAACTGACGTCGACCGTGCGCCAGAACGCCGAGAATGCCCAGCAGGCCAGCGCCATGGCCGCCTCGGCCTCCAGCGTGGCGGCACAGGGTGGCAGCGTGGTGGCCCAGGTGGTCGACACGATGGGCGCGATCGATGCGTCGGCCAAGAAGATCGTCGACATCATCTCCGTCATCGACGGCATCGCCTTCCAGACCAATATCCTGGCGCTGAACGCGGCCGTCGAGGCGGCGCGTGCCGGCGAGCAGGGCCGCGGCTTTGCCGTCGTGGCCGGCGAAGTGCGCAACCTGGCGCACCGCTCCGCCAGCGCCGCCAAGGAAATCAAGGCGCTGATCGACGACTCGGTGGAAAAGGTCGGCGTGGGCACGCAGCTGGTCGGCCAGGCCGGCGCCACCATGAACGAAGTGGTGGGCAGCGTGCAGCGCGTGACGGACATCATGGCGGAAATCTCTTCCGCCAGCCGCGAGCAGAGCAGCGGCATCGACCAGGTCAACGTGGCCATCACGCAGATGGATGAAGTGACGCAGCAGAACGCCGCGCTGGTCGAGGAAGCCAGCGCCGCTTCCGAAGCCATGCAGGAACAGGCCCGCAGGCTGGCCGAACTGGTCGGCACGTTCACGCTGGCGCAAGGTACCGCGCCGGCGCCGGCCGCACGGAAAGCAATCACTCCTGCAAAGGTGGCTGCGAAGCCTGCCGCGCTGCCGTCCGCCGTCAAGCGCCCTGCCGTGGCCAAGGCAGCACCGGTCAGCCGCAAGGCGCCGGTGACCGCCGGTTCCGAGTCGGACTGGGAAGAGTTCTAA